From the genome of bacterium, one region includes:
- the flgL gene encoding flagellar hook-associated protein FlgL, with the protein MRVTQNTLFDRGLYELQRRFNEFAELQTGGATGKRIDSVDDDPAASSELVTLASEQKSSDQYLRNISAAKNQLAATEQALSRFDELFSSARAKAVAGGNGALTDAERAALADDVDQLLREMVSVGNRQADGRYLFGGARGNTQPFTAGTNADTSITSVSADWIAINTPVLRDIGPGEAIPTAITGSTFQISGSSGVNDIFSAVIQLRDNLRNGTATDVTDALPNLDLAKANISAARADVGEWVNRLTSAADYWGTRSLQTTTRISEVQDWDAAALMLKYKQTESAYQTALSITPSLLNLSLINFIG; encoded by the coding sequence ATGCGGGTTACCCAAAATACGCTGTTTGACCGCGGACTGTATGAGTTACAGCGTCGTTTCAACGAATTCGCTGAACTACAGACCGGCGGCGCGACCGGTAAGCGAATCGACTCAGTCGACGACGATCCCGCCGCTTCCTCGGAATTGGTTACACTTGCTTCCGAACAGAAAAGCTCCGACCAATATCTTCGGAACATCAGTGCAGCAAAAAACCAGTTGGCGGCTACCGAACAAGCGCTCAGCCGGTTCGACGAACTGTTTTCATCGGCGCGAGCAAAGGCAGTCGCCGGAGGAAATGGCGCACTTACCGATGCGGAACGCGCCGCGCTTGCCGACGACGTCGATCAATTGCTGCGGGAAATGGTTTCGGTAGGAAACCGGCAAGCGGACGGTCGTTATCTCTTTGGTGGCGCTCGCGGAAACACCCAGCCGTTCACAGCGGGAACCAATGCTGACACTTCGATTACCAGCGTCTCGGCGGATTGGATCGCAATTAATACGCCAGTGCTGCGCGATATCGGGCCGGGCGAAGCGATTCCAACAGCTATCACCGGCAGCACGTTTCAAATCTCCGGCAGTTCGGGTGTTAACGATATTTTCTCGGCGGTGATTCAATTACGCGACAACCTTCGCAACGGCACCGCGACTGACGTGACCGATGCGTTACCAAATCTCGATCTCGCAAAAGCGAATATCTCTGCCGCCCGCGCCGATGTCGGCGAATGGGTGAACCGGTTAACTTCTGCTGCCGACTATTGGGGAACCCGCTCCCTGCAAACGACTACACGAATCTCCGAAGTGCAGGATTGGGACGCGGCAGCACTCATGCTGAAATACAAACAAACCGAATCGGCATACCAAACTGCACTGTCGATCACACCATCGTTGTTAAATCTCTCGCTC
- the flgK gene encoding flagellar hook-associated protein FlgK produces MPSLLGSLMTVRSALLSHQAGMAVTSHNLANATTEGYTRQRANLQTLEHSVDGGNTYGFGVDIASITRSRDEYIDRSLRGENSELQRNEVLQERLAQISDALGDPSDGGFVTSIQNFFASWQDLANDPESISVRSSVRSAGQSLTNEFQRLATKLTEQSNEAESTMRNGVSEVNRLAQSISELNTRIAREVSLGRSPNDLLDERDRTLDELSQWGNITIQTNSTGTVRVNFGDSSLVDGENVTRLRFDKSGTAAGKVVWDGTQREVIINSGQFAGAKELLQTTSEWKASLDSIAVKIAQEVNSIHQAGVGSDGSTGVNFFAANIGGASDFRLDASIVANVRRIASSGGQGESDGLTARAIGQLQQQTMFDGKTITATISDFYGTVGNATSVAETNRAKAEAGLSQLSAWQSSVSSVSVDEETMSMLKHQQAFAAASKAYTTLSSMMDTLLAI; encoded by the coding sequence ATGCCTTCGTTGCTTGGTTCACTCATGACGGTTCGTTCAGCGCTGCTTTCCCATCAAGCTGGAATGGCAGTGACTTCGCACAACCTCGCGAATGCGACCACCGAAGGTTATACTCGGCAACGGGCAAATTTACAGACGCTTGAACATTCAGTTGACGGCGGTAATACCTACGGGTTTGGCGTCGACATTGCGAGCATCACCCGCAGCCGCGACGAATACATCGACCGAAGCCTGCGCGGCGAGAATTCCGAACTGCAGAGAAACGAAGTATTACAGGAACGGCTCGCGCAAATCTCCGACGCCTTAGGCGACCCGAGCGACGGTGGATTTGTTACATCAATCCAGAATTTCTTTGCCAGTTGGCAGGATTTGGCGAACGACCCGGAATCGATCTCGGTACGCAGTTCAGTGCGGAGTGCCGGGCAATCGTTAACGAACGAATTTCAACGGTTAGCGACGAAACTCACCGAACAATCGAATGAAGCGGAATCGACCATGCGCAACGGCGTAAGCGAAGTGAACCGGCTCGCCCAATCGATTTCGGAACTAAATACCCGAATTGCGCGGGAAGTATCGCTGGGCAGAAGTCCCAACGATCTACTTGACGAACGTGACCGTACCCTCGACGAGTTGTCGCAATGGGGTAACATCACCATCCAAACGAATTCCACTGGAACAGTGCGAGTAAATTTTGGCGATTCGTCGTTAGTCGATGGCGAGAATGTAACCCGCTTGCGGTTCGATAAATCTGGAACTGCCGCAGGGAAAGTAGTATGGGACGGCACACAACGCGAAGTCATTATCAATAGCGGTCAGTTCGCCGGGGCGAAGGAACTGTTGCAGACCACCTCCGAGTGGAAAGCTTCACTCGACAGCATCGCAGTAAAAATTGCCCAGGAAGTGAATTCGATCCACCAAGCGGGCGTCGGCAGTGATGGATCGACTGGTGTCAACTTCTTTGCTGCGAATATCGGTGGCGCGAGTGATTTCCGGCTCGATGCATCAATTGTCGCGAATGTAAGACGCATTGCTTCCTCCGGGGGACAAGGGGAATCGGATGGCCTAACGGCTCGAGCTATTGGACAGCTACAGCAACAAACGATGTTTGATGGGAAAACTATAACTGCGACGATTAGCGATTTTTATGGAACGGTTGGAAATGCTACATCCGTAGCCGAAACCAATCGCGCCAAAGCCGAAGCGGGACTATCACAACTTAGTGCTTGGCAGAGTTCAGTAAGCTCGGTATCGGTCGACGAAGAAACGATGTCAATGTTGAAACATCAGCAAGCATTCGCAGCCGCCAGTAAGGCATACACAACCTTGTCCTCGATGATGGACACGTTGTTGGCAATCTAA
- a CDS encoding flagellar protein FlgN — translation MNEQIRTLVGLIRQEEAMLQEFLTLLDRQKVLLLENRNDEFEATVSDQESLLHRVHDVEQKRIEVIVAIAKGLKIEGEELTLTRLIEMTLGEFDEELRELKKSLNRLVERIRKANQVNAHLVHRSLNYLQKSVSWLIDSGDLSVTYTPGGTMNQRAVGAVLLNKKL, via the coding sequence ATGAATGAGCAAATTCGTACGCTGGTCGGCTTAATTCGTCAGGAAGAAGCGATGCTGCAGGAGTTTCTCACCCTACTCGACCGGCAAAAAGTGCTGCTGCTGGAAAACCGGAATGACGAGTTTGAAGCAACGGTTAGCGATCAGGAATCGTTATTGCACCGGGTTCATGATGTTGAACAAAAGCGAATCGAAGTCATCGTAGCCATTGCGAAGGGACTCAAGATCGAAGGGGAAGAGTTAACACTCACCCGTCTGATCGAAATGACGCTCGGTGAATTCGACGAAGAGTTACGTGAACTGAAGAAATCGCTAAACCGGTTGGTAGAGCGGATTCGCAAAGCGAATCAAGTGAACGCCCATCTCGTTCACCGGTCACTCAACTACTTACAGAAGTCAGTGTCGTGGCTCATCGACTCGGGAGATTTGAGTGTGACCTACACTCCCGGTGGAACAATGAATCAACGAGCAGTCGGCGCAGTTCTCCTCAACAAGAAATTATAG
- a CDS encoding transglycosylase SLT domain-containing protein, producing the protein MSNVKSIDPSGLTSQIKKPNATQEDERKKEQVAKQFESILLATMIREMRGSTNLFSGSDPSAQMFDTTFDTALAEQFSGTLGLRKVIIEALDRAKKTSPTFEAKKEFSGKITQWDPLVEKISQEEKVDANLLRAVMHQESGGKRYAVSKSGACGLMQLMPGTADSVGVTNIFDPEENIRGGAKYLKKQLDRFGNVELALAAYNAGPEAVKRHNGIPPYRETQQYVTAIKNRIVQKFWGNEGDTENE; encoded by the coding sequence ATGAGCAATGTGAAAAGCATCGATCCGTCCGGTCTCACTTCGCAGATCAAAAAACCGAATGCTACGCAGGAAGACGAGCGTAAAAAAGAGCAAGTCGCCAAGCAATTCGAGTCGATTCTACTTGCAACGATGATCCGGGAAATGCGCGGCAGTACGAATCTGTTCAGCGGATCCGATCCCTCAGCGCAGATGTTCGATACGACTTTTGATACCGCGCTGGCAGAACAGTTTAGCGGTACGCTCGGATTACGCAAAGTTATCATCGAGGCGCTCGACCGGGCGAAGAAAACGAGTCCCACCTTCGAAGCAAAAAAAGAGTTTTCTGGAAAAATAACGCAGTGGGATCCACTGGTTGAGAAGATATCGCAGGAAGAAAAAGTCGACGCGAATTTACTGCGCGCAGTGATGCACCAGGAATCCGGTGGCAAGCGCTATGCGGTATCCAAATCCGGCGCGTGCGGATTGATGCAACTGATGCCGGGCACCGCCGACAGCGTTGGCGTAACGAACATATTCGATCCGGAAGAGAACATCCGCGGCGGCGCAAAATATCTCAAGAAACAATTGGATCGTTTTGGCAACGTGGAATTGGCATTAGCAGCCTACAATGCTGGTCCGGAAGCAGTCAAACGTCATAACGGCATTCCACCCTACCGGGAAACACAACAATATGTAACGGCGATTAAGAATCGCATCGTACAAAAGTTCTGGGGAAATGAGGGAGATACTGAGAATGAATGA
- a CDS encoding flagellar basal body P-ring protein FlgI, whose protein sequence is MKTALLLLVFIAMQAFAVTRVKDISDVLTAPTMTVQGYGLVIGLEGTGDGSRTVFTQQTLASYLDRLGIRVDPNYVRVKNVAAVMVSAKVAPFARAGQRLDVSLSSLGDARSLAGGTLLATPLQGPDGEVYGNAQGSVTTGGYSVEQDGQRQTLNPSVVGRIENGMALTRALEFDFTTDSAVFVLKSPDYSTAKKIAEKLSTASFAQSNGVVVQAVDPSTVVMRLPDSLRTIAGWMNTVATAELLEVDTDVAARVVINERTGTVVVGSNVRILPVAIAHGPLTVKVKQTPLVSQPNEFGQGNTVQTTQTELDVAQAGTGMQVIEQTASVGDVAAALNRLGATPRDIVAIFQALKAAGALQAELVIL, encoded by the coding sequence ATGAAAACAGCCCTATTGCTTCTTGTCTTCATCGCTATGCAAGCATTCGCGGTGACACGGGTAAAAGACATCTCCGATGTCCTGACCGCCCCGACGATGACAGTACAGGGTTACGGGTTGGTGATTGGATTGGAAGGCACCGGCGACGGTTCACGTACCGTATTCACACAACAAACATTGGCAAGTTATCTCGACCGGTTAGGAATTCGGGTCGATCCGAATTATGTCCGAGTGAAAAATGTCGCGGCAGTCATGGTATCGGCGAAAGTTGCCCCTTTCGCACGGGCGGGACAACGGCTCGATGTATCGCTTTCTTCGCTCGGCGACGCTCGCTCGCTGGCAGGCGGCACCTTACTTGCCACACCATTGCAGGGTCCCGATGGCGAAGTATACGGCAATGCGCAAGGTTCGGTTACCACCGGCGGTTATTCAGTCGAGCAAGATGGTCAACGGCAAACGTTAAATCCATCGGTAGTGGGACGTATTGAAAATGGGATGGCACTTACGCGGGCACTTGAATTCGATTTTACGACCGATTCCGCCGTCTTTGTTTTGAAGTCTCCCGATTACAGTACCGCGAAGAAAATTGCAGAAAAGTTGAGTACCGCTTCGTTTGCGCAAAGTAACGGAGTCGTTGTACAAGCGGTTGATCCTTCGACAGTCGTGATGCGGCTACCGGACTCGCTACGCACAATTGCCGGTTGGATGAATACGGTGGCAACTGCGGAACTGTTAGAAGTGGATACCGATGTAGCAGCACGCGTGGTAATCAATGAGCGAACGGGCACTGTGGTTGTCGGATCGAACGTCCGTATCCTCCCCGTCGCAATCGCGCATGGACCGTTGACGGTGAAAGTGAAACAAACCCCGTTGGTTTCGCAACCGAATGAATTCGGACAAGGCAACACGGTGCAAACGACTCAAACCGAATTGGATGTCGCGCAAGCGGGAACCGGGATGCAGGTCATCGAACAAACCGCCTCGGTCGGCGATGTCGCCGCAGCGTTGAATCGATTAGGGGCGACCCCGCGCGATATCGTTGCGATTTTTCAGGCACTGAAGGCAGCCGGCGCCTTACAAGCCGAGTTGGTGATTTTGTGA
- a CDS encoding flagellar basal body L-ring protein FlgH, with product MKRVEAVFLFLLITLPVFAQGHADWANASPYSDVRSRQVGGILTVLIMEYSEASNEAGTNTNNDTKTNLQFNPAGALAKSLQGAGLDMPLKHESKGTGETMRRGKITGKLSVQITNIDESGNLVIEGNRIMDVNGDKQTMTLTGKIRPQDIRSDNTVYSYDIAGAELVVSGKGVLQNAARPGFLTKFFSWLL from the coding sequence ATGAAACGAGTTGAAGCGGTTTTCCTCTTTCTTCTCATCACATTGCCAGTGTTTGCGCAAGGTCATGCCGATTGGGCGAATGCATCGCCGTATTCGGATGTTAGGTCGCGGCAAGTCGGCGGCATCCTGACCGTACTCATTATGGAGTATTCGGAAGCAAGCAACGAAGCCGGCACCAACACAAACAACGATACAAAAACCAATTTGCAATTCAATCCTGCCGGAGCGTTAGCGAAATCGCTGCAAGGTGCCGGATTGGATATGCCGCTCAAGCATGAGAGTAAAGGGACTGGCGAAACGATGCGGCGCGGCAAAATCACCGGTAAGTTGAGTGTACAGATTACGAATATCGATGAAAGCGGCAATTTGGTCATCGAAGGCAACCGGATCATGGACGTGAATGGCGACAAACAAACGATGACGCTAACCGGTAAGATTCGACCGCAGGATATTCGCTCCGACAACACCGTGTATAGCTATGATATCGCAGGCGCTGAATTGGTCGTGTCGGGGAAAGGGGTGTTGCAAAACGCTGCTCGCCCCGGTTTCCTAACCAAGTTTTTCTCATGGTTGTTGTAG
- the flgA gene encoding flagellar basal body P-ring formation chaperone FlgA: protein MKIVLSVMVLYLFAGFAIGAEANKVVIRRAVEMAFDRQPEMASTTAWELIEPLPTLPQKYDSVTVQPFTIERSGKPTIWLQAWHQGRRGKTLPVKLEVIHTGKIVRVIKPVKSGDALSGAIEIIASEWKRNGNPLPADNAEKLIATRPLTPGDVLEVGWARQPYIVHRNDAVTVLSDAKSFSVEVEGTAMMNGKIGDRIPVKTLANKTIWGKVIGSGKVRA, encoded by the coding sequence ATGAAAATCGTCCTTTCGGTAATGGTTCTTTATTTGTTCGCTGGGTTCGCTATCGGCGCTGAGGCTAACAAGGTCGTCATCCGGCGCGCGGTGGAAATGGCATTCGACCGGCAACCGGAGATGGCTTCGACAACCGCTTGGGAATTGATCGAGCCGTTACCGACGCTGCCGCAGAAGTATGACAGTGTCACAGTACAACCATTCACAATCGAGCGCAGTGGCAAACCAACGATTTGGCTGCAAGCATGGCACCAGGGACGACGTGGAAAGACGTTACCGGTGAAATTGGAAGTCATTCACACCGGTAAAATTGTTCGGGTGATCAAACCCGTTAAGAGTGGTGACGCACTATCCGGTGCCATTGAAATTATCGCATCGGAGTGGAAACGGAACGGCAATCCACTTCCCGCCGACAATGCCGAGAAGTTAATCGCCACCCGTCCATTGACACCAGGTGATGTTTTAGAAGTCGGTTGGGCGAGGCAGCCGTATATCGTCCATCGCAACGATGCGGTTACCGTGCTTTCCGATGCAAAGTCGTTTTCGGTAGAAGTCGAAGGCACCGCCATGATGAATGGCAAAATTGGCGACCGGATACCGGTGAAAACCCTTGCCAATAAGACGATTTGGGGTAAGGTCATCGGTTCGGGAAAAGTCAGAGCTTAG
- the flgG gene encoding flagellar basal-body rod protein FlgG, with protein MIRALRTAASGMFAEQLKIDTVANNLSNVNTSGYKKQTVQFQDLIYQSTHTAAAGQGDGTLAPVPIAVGHGVRPISTDRIFTQGSPTETNNPLDVMVEGTGFFQVTRADGRIAYTRDGTFKLSSDGTVVTSGGYRLEPELRIPEDATSIVIGRDGAIAVTTLSSAQTETVGQLELAKFVNPAGLNPLGQNLFEETSSSGMPTVANPGQEGIGEVVQGYYEASNVAVVEEMVAMILAQRAYEANSKSIITADSMLQVVNSLKR; from the coding sequence ATGATACGTGCCTTACGGACAGCAGCCAGCGGAATGTTCGCAGAACAATTGAAGATCGACACCGTTGCCAACAACCTGTCGAATGTGAACACCAGCGGCTACAAAAAGCAGACGGTACAATTTCAGGATTTGATCTATCAGTCGACTCACACCGCAGCCGCGGGACAGGGCGACGGCACCCTCGCGCCGGTGCCGATCGCCGTGGGGCACGGCGTTCGTCCGATCTCCACCGACCGGATTTTTACGCAAGGTTCGCCGACGGAAACGAATAATCCGCTCGACGTGATGGTGGAAGGAACCGGCTTCTTTCAAGTCACCCGCGCCGACGGCAGAATCGCCTACACTCGCGATGGCACGTTCAAATTAAGTTCCGACGGGACCGTTGTCACGTCCGGCGGTTACCGATTGGAACCGGAGCTTCGAATCCCGGAAGATGCGACGAGCATTGTCATTGGACGCGACGGCGCGATTGCCGTTACCACGTTGAGTAGTGCTCAAACCGAAACAGTCGGACAACTTGAATTAGCAAAATTTGTCAATCCCGCCGGCTTGAATCCGTTGGGACAAAATCTCTTTGAAGAAACCTCTTCGTCGGGGATGCCGACGGTAGCGAATCCCGGTCAAGAGGGGATCGGCGAAGTGGTACAAGGGTATTACGAAGCGTCGAATGTCGCCGTCGTCGAAGAGATGGTGGCGATGATTCTGGCGCAACGGGCATACGAAGCGAATAGCAAATCGATTATCACGGCCGATTCGATGTTGCAGGTTGTGAATTCGTTAAAACGGTAA
- a CDS encoding flagellar hook-basal body protein yields the protein MVKGFYDATAGLQARALQQDTISHNLANVSTDGYQAQKLAFRTLLDHQMVVHRPGGSPDKWNEFENGRYDVKTSGAVHVTENPLDFCIEGDGYFALETPAGTAYTRSGNFMLDDEGKLVSSGGYPVRMEGGGELVVPKGAEIVLGKDGTLRIDDSVVGKLDLVRFSADAKLERMGDNLVKPSDEQTIPGGVAVAQGQLEDSNVNAVREMVDMIMTSRMFESISKALTTTDDTMRTAINDVGRTG from the coding sequence ATGGTCAAGGGTTTTTACGATGCTACCGCTGGTCTGCAGGCACGCGCCCTGCAACAGGATACCATCTCACATAATCTCGCCAACGTCAGTACCGACGGTTATCAAGCGCAAAAGTTGGCGTTCCGCACCCTGCTCGACCATCAAATGGTCGTCCATCGTCCCGGCGGCAGTCCCGATAAATGGAACGAATTCGAGAACGGACGGTACGATGTGAAAACGTCCGGGGCAGTCCACGTCACCGAAAATCCGCTCGATTTCTGTATCGAAGGGGATGGCTATTTCGCACTCGAAACGCCTGCCGGAACCGCCTACACCCGAAGCGGCAATTTTATGCTCGACGACGAAGGGAAACTGGTTTCCTCAGGCGGTTACCCGGTTCGAATGGAAGGTGGCGGCGAGTTAGTCGTACCGAAAGGGGCGGAGATTGTTTTAGGGAAAGACGGTACTCTTCGGATCGATGATTCGGTTGTCGGAAAGTTGGATTTAGTCCGGTTCAGCGCAGACGCAAAGCTCGAACGGATGGGCGATAATCTGGTCAAACCATCGGATGAACAGACAATTCCCGGCGGAGTCGCAGTCGCCCAAGGACAGTTGGAAGATTCCAATGTGAATGCGGTGCGGGAAATGGTCGACATGATCATGACGTCGCGAATGTTCGAGTCGATTTCCAAAGCATTAACAACAACTGACGATACGATGCGAACAGCGATTAACGACGTCGGTCGAACGGGATAA